The Oscillatoria sp. FACHB-1407 genome contains a region encoding:
- a CDS encoding HEAT repeat domain-containing protein has translation MAAPSPFVVEYLRSLLTPPVRSEGQGFYVSTSAILPLKVQTIVAKAEPGQPQLEEREQQKQQREQKQFEVLEGLRTYAANHVLLVGKPGSGKSTALRQLLREEAERCLRAAEQGEALPAIPVLVELRECHNSTVLELVKKALRRVRLNLEELEDWLWDRRLLVLLDGVNELPSTEAWQSLEQFRKDYRETPMVLTTRELGAGADLGIEKKLEMLPLTEPQMREFVHKRLPTQAEELLKQLRDRLRELAETPLLLKMLCDVFERDGQLPKNRGELFRKEFTVRYESFKPLRTQSVSEDFRRLAPTLLQHLAFVMMQGDSLTEARLQLPKSDAEVCLEHFLQTCNELNPATKAREYLEDLLEYHLLQLASDPNQIEFHHQLFQEYYAAEYLLRQLPHFTDDQLQCHYLNYLKWTEPLALMLALEENEQRAVKVVELALAVDLRLGARLAGEVKPEVQPKTVALVEQQNCPNWLRVQLLEITQSDAAIPSLVKAIDNANFGFSQSAVKALGRIDSEQAVKALVKAVSHSNCDIRRSAIEALGRIGSEQAVEPLVKAISHSNHSVLRRAVEALGEMGSVHATDELVEILVKAISHSKHSVRRRAVEALGKIGSEQAVEALINVIDNADSNIRRSAVKVLGKIGSEKAIPALSQAIDDSDLDVCRSALEALGDLVYALGKIGSEQAAVESLVRATDHFDPNIRWRAVYALDCISSKQAVEVLIKVIDHSDPNVRRKAVEALGRIGSVHATDELVEALAKAIDDADVRWRAVGALGKIGSEHAVAALLKASDHSDSDIRRSAVYALSKIGSEHAVAALLKAIDNADSFSRECTADALARSGSDQAVDLLMQMLDDPDPCVCERVIEALGEIGSEHAVEALLKLVNDSNSDVRWNAIRVLGEIGSKQAVAPLIKAMNDSDSRIRRRAAEALGEIGSELAVVPLIKAIDDSDSHVRRSAVEALGKIGSAKAEEALLKVVDDSDSLLRKCAAYALGKIGSEHAVETLIHAIRPNNDCDVRIDAIKILGRIKSEQAVEALRKVIKDSSEYVRGSTVEALGNIGSEESVKVLLKMIDDSDPGIRWRVVEALGEIGSEPAVEALFKVINHSDSEVRKSAARALGRIEGIAAAHHLPTLVSRLSTKVSETAFRAITGIQAQCKFYNYEVYQRAQSLQESLVQKPSALVQQIFNAPVYGVAGNVEGSQITHALPPSDTTESREA, from the coding sequence ATGGCTGCTCCAAGCCCTTTTGTTGTGGAGTATTTGCGATCGCTATTGACCCCTCCGGTGCGATCGGAGGGACAGGGATTTTATGTGTCAACTTCGGCAATATTGCCGCTCAAAGTTCAGACGATTGTGGCTAAGGCAGAACCAGGGCAGCCTCAGCTAGAGGAACGGGAACAGCAGAAACAGCAACGGGAACAGAAACAGTTTGAAGTGCTGGAGGGATTGCGAACCTATGCCGCTAATCATGTGTTGTTAGTGGGCAAACCGGGGTCAGGCAAGTCAACGGCTCTGCGGCAACTGCTGCGAGAAGAGGCAGAGCGTTGCCTGAGGGCAGCAGAACAGGGAGAGGCTCTACCTGCCATTCCAGTGTTGGTAGAGTTGCGGGAGTGCCACAACAGTACGGTGCTGGAGTTGGTGAAAAAAGCCTTGCGGCGGGTGCGCCTCAACCTAGAGGAGTTAGAAGACTGGCTGTGGGATCGACGCTTGCTGGTGTTGTTAGATGGGGTCAACGAGTTACCCTCGACGGAGGCATGGCAGAGCTTAGAACAATTCAGAAAGGATTACCGTGAAACCCCAATGGTCTTGACCACCCGCGAATTGGGAGCAGGGGCAGACCTGGGCATTGAGAAGAAGCTGGAAATGTTGCCGCTCACCGAGCCACAGATGCGGGAGTTTGTCCACAAACGGCTGCCAACCCAGGCAGAGGAACTATTGAAACAACTGCGCGATCGCCTGCGAGAGTTAGCAGAAACACCGCTGTTACTGAAAATGCTGTGTGATGTATTTGAGCGGGATGGGCAACTTCCCAAAAACCGGGGAGAATTGTTTCGCAAAGAATTTACCGTGCGCTACGAGAGCTTTAAGCCTCTGCGGACTCAATCCGTCTCGGAGGATTTTCGTCGGCTTGCCCCAACCCTGCTACAACACCTCGCCTTTGTCATGATGCAGGGCGACTCCCTCACAGAAGCTCGCCTGCAACTGCCAAAATCCGATGCGGAAGTCTGCCTGGAGCACTTCCTGCAAACCTGTAATGAACTCAATCCCGCCACTAAAGCCAGAGAATATCTCGAAGACTTGCTGGAGTATCACCTGCTGCAACTGGCATCTGACCCCAACCAGATCGAATTTCACCACCAACTGTTTCAGGAATACTACGCCGCTGAATATCTGCTGCGCCAACTGCCTCACTTCACCGATGACCAGCTTCAATGCCACTATCTCAACTACCTCAAGTGGACAGAACCCCTCGCTCTGATGCTGGCACTGGAGGAAAACGAACAACGCGCCGTTAAGGTGGTCGAACTGGCTCTAGCCGTTGATTTACGATTAGGCGCAAGACTCGCGGGTGAAGTGAAGCCCGAGGTTCAACCCAAAACCGTTGCCTTGGTCGAGCAACAAAACTGCCCTAATTGGCTCAGGGTTCAACTTTTAGAGATTACCCAATCTGATGCAGCTATTCCATCACTGGTGAAGGCGATCGATAATGCTAATTTCGGTTTTAGTCAAAGTGCGGTTAAGGCATTAGGCAGAATTGACTCAGAGCAAGCAGTAAAGGCACTGGTCAAGGCAGTCAGCCATTCTAACTGCGATATTCGTAGGAGTGCAATTGAGGCATTAGGTAGGATTGGCTCAGAGCAAGCAGTAGAGCCACTGGTCAAGGCAATCAGCCATTCTAACCATAGTGTTCTTCGAAGAGCGGTTGAGGCATTGGGCGAGATGGGCTCAGTTCATGCAACGGATGAGCTAGTAGAGATACTAGTCAAGGCAATCAGCCATTCTAAGCATAGTGTTCGTCGAAGAGCAGTTGAGGCATTAGGCAAGATTGGCTCAGAGCAAGCGGTTGAAGCATTGATCAACGTGATTGATAATGCTGACTCCAATATTCGTAGGAGTGCGGTTAAAGTATTAGGCAAGATTGGCTCAGAAAAAGCTATTCCGGCATTGAGTCAAGCGATTGATGATTCTGACCTTGATGTTTGTAGGAGTGCACTTGAGGCATTAGGTGATCTTGTTTATGCATTAGGCAAGATTGGTTCAGAACAAGCAGCAGTAGAGTCACTGGTGAGAGCAACCGATCATTTTGACCCCAATATTCGTTGGAGGGCAGTTTACGCATTAGACTGCATCAGCTCAAAACAAGCTGTGGAGGTACTGATCAAGGTAATCGACCATTCTGACCCCAATGTTCGTCGGAAAGCAGTTGAGGCATTAGGCAGGATTGGCTCAGTGCACGCAACGGATGAGCTAGTAGAAGCACTGGCCAAAGCGATCGACGATGCTGATGTTCGTTGGAGAGCGGTTGGTGCATTAGGCAAAATTGGTTCAGAACACGCTGTGGCGGCACTCCTCAAGGCGAGTGACCATTCTGACTCTGATATTCGTAGAAGTGCGGTTTATGCATTAAGCAAGATTGGTTCAGAACACGCTGTGGCGGCACTCCTCAAGGCGATTGACAATGCTGACTCGTTCTCTCGTGAGTGTACGGCTGATGCATTAGCTAGGAGCGGCTCAGATCAGGCTGTGGACTTGCTCATGCAAATGCTTGATGATCCCGATCCCTGCGTGTGTGAGAGAGTGATTGAAGCATTAGGTGAGATTGGTTCAGAACACGCCGTGGAGGCACTCCTTAAATTGGTTAATGATTCTAACTCCGATGTTCGTTGGAATGCGATTAGGGTATTAGGTGAGATTGGCTCAAAACAAGCGGTAGCACCACTGATCAAGGCGATGAATGATTCTGACTCACGGATTCGTCGGAGAGCGGCTGAGGCATTAGGCGAGATTGGTTCAGAACTAGCGGTAGTGCCACTGATCAAGGCGATCGATGATTCTGACTCTCATGTTCGTAGGAGCGCAGTCGAGGCATTAGGCAAAATTGGTTCAGCAAAAGCTGAGGAGGCACTCCTCAAGGTTGTTGACGATTCTGATTCCTTACTTCGTAAATGTGCAGCTTACGCATTAGGCAAGATTGGTTCAGAACACGCTGTAGAAACACTCATCCACGCTATCAGACCTAATAATGACTGCGATGTTCGTATAGACGCGATTAAGATATTAGGCAGGATAAAGTCAGAGCAAGCTGTAGAGGCACTTCGTAAAGTGATCAAGGATTCCAGCGAATATGTTCGTGGAAGCACGGTAGAGGCATTAGGCAACATTGGCTCAGAGGAATCGGTAAAGGTACTCCTAAAGATGATTGACGATTCTGACCCCGGTATTCGTTGGAGAGTGGTAGAGGCATTAGGCGAGATCGGCTCAGAACCAGCAGTAGAAGCACTATTCAAGGTGATCAATCATTCTGACTCTGAGGTTCGTAAGAGCGCAGCTAGGGCATTAGGCAGGATTGAAGGGATAGCAGCAGCACACCACCTCCCTACTCTGGTATCGCGCCTATCAACTAAGGTTAGTGAAACTGCATTCCGAGCCATCACTGGCATTCAGGCACAGTGCAAGTTTTATAATTATGAGGTCTATCAGCGTGCCCAATCTTTGCAGGAGTCACTGGTTCAAAAACCATCAGCCCTCGTGCAACAGATCTTCAATGCTCCAGTGTATGGGGTTGCAGGTAATGTGGAGGGAAGCCAGATCACCCATGCCCTTCCGCCAAGTGATACAACTGAAAGCAGGGAAGCCTAG
- the rpsH gene encoding 30S ribosomal protein S8 has translation MTQSFTIQLPDDIAQQLQSQAAQLNVSPDVLVAQWVIKELAPVASAGKTRRLLEPLTGKALVTRVKQLENLSQEEKAKASGYYTVTKSGVERVDMMQFYKALIEAEGIELVEQPEETLPNAQSSQRVPDAIASRYPQGAAPNTTTIDDLTVTRDLADLLIRLRQAHSTGATTTTIPTTSVALDFLQILQTLGFIDQIQSGSSLEAVHVTLTSTGDRSVLEAIERLSLLQAETDLEHSPDLMDWITHLRNPDPAIREKAVSLLGVSYGESNP, from the coding sequence ATGACGCAGAGCTTTACTATCCAGTTACCCGACGATATCGCACAGCAGTTGCAGTCTCAGGCAGCCCAACTGAATGTGTCGCCGGATGTATTAGTCGCGCAATGGGTTATCAAAGAACTAGCCCCAGTTGCATCAGCGGGTAAAACAAGAAGACTACTGGAACCTTTAACAGGTAAAGCACTTGTGACTAGGGTTAAGCAACTGGAAAATTTGAGCCAAGAGGAAAAGGCAAAAGCATCTGGCTATTACACTGTCACGAAGAGCGGTGTAGAACGTGTCGATATGATGCAGTTCTATAAGGCACTCATAGAAGCTGAGGGCATTGAGCTAGTTGAGCAACCAGAAGAAACGCTACCCAATGCTCAATCATCTCAACGTGTACCAGATGCGATCGCTTCAAGATACCCGCAAGGAGCCGCCCCGAACACGACGACCATAGACGATCTCACCGTCACCAGAGATCTTGCAGACCTTCTGATTCGGCTGCGTCAGGCACACTCAACGGGTGCGACAACCACCACAATTCCGACAACGTCGGTTGCCCTTGATTTTCTCCAAATTCTGCAAACCTTAGGCTTCATCGACCAGATTCAAAGCGGTTCCAGCTTGGAGGCCGTGCATGTCACCCTTACCTCTACAGGCGATCGCTCCGTGTTAGAAGCGATCGAGCGATTAAGCCTCTTGCAAGCTGAGACAGATTTGGAACACTCACCAGATTTAATGGATTGGATCACCCATTTAAGGAATCCTGACCCAGCCATTCGAGAAAAAGCCGTCAGTCTGCTCGGAGTGAGCTACGGTGAATCCAACCCGTGA